The Halobacterium litoreum genome includes a region encoding these proteins:
- a CDS encoding DegT/DnrJ/EryC1/StrS family aminotransferase: MIPIAAPEVGDAEREGVREVLDSGQLADGPVVREFEDEFADFCGTDHAVATTNGTTALHAAFEALGVGPGDTVVTTPFSFVASANAIRHAGAEPVFADVDPDTLTLDPDAVADVAARRDDVVAVLAVHLYGAPAAMRDLRDVADDHGLALVEDAAQAHGAEYRGDRVGSLGDVACFSFYPTKNMTSGEGGMVTTDHDALAQRVRRFCDHGRTQGYAHVQLGHNFRMTSLCAAIGRAQLEKLPAYNDARREHAAALDAGLAGTSVETPSVPADARSVFHQYTVRSDHRDALADHLAERGVDTGVYYPTPIHRQPAYADVHAELPVAERAADRVLSLPVHPDLSARDLDRVVAAVESFDAARDTATARRGVMDS, from the coding sequence GTGATTCCCATCGCCGCCCCCGAGGTCGGGGACGCCGAACGCGAGGGCGTCCGCGAGGTGCTGGACTCCGGCCAACTCGCGGACGGCCCGGTCGTCCGCGAGTTCGAGGACGAGTTCGCGGACTTCTGTGGCACCGACCACGCCGTCGCCACGACGAACGGGACGACCGCGCTCCACGCCGCCTTCGAGGCGCTCGGCGTCGGGCCGGGAGACACGGTGGTGACGACGCCGTTCTCGTTCGTCGCGAGCGCGAACGCGATTCGGCACGCGGGCGCCGAACCCGTCTTCGCCGACGTCGACCCGGACACGCTCACGCTCGACCCCGACGCCGTCGCCGACGTGGCGGCGCGCCGCGACGACGTGGTCGCCGTCCTCGCCGTCCACCTCTACGGCGCGCCCGCCGCGATGCGCGACCTGCGGGACGTCGCCGACGACCACGGCCTCGCGCTCGTGGAGGACGCCGCGCAGGCCCACGGCGCGGAGTACCGCGGCGACCGCGTCGGCTCGCTCGGCGACGTCGCCTGCTTCTCGTTTTACCCGACGAAGAACATGACGTCGGGCGAGGGCGGGATGGTCACCACCGACCACGACGCGCTCGCCCAGCGCGTCCGGCGCTTCTGCGACCACGGCCGCACGCAGGGGTACGCCCACGTCCAACTCGGCCACAACTTCCGGATGACGAGTCTCTGTGCCGCCATCGGACGGGCGCAACTGGAGAAACTCCCCGCGTACAACGACGCGCGCCGCGAGCACGCCGCCGCCCTCGACGCCGGCCTCGCCGGGACGAGCGTCGAGACGCCGTCGGTCCCCGCCGACGCCCGCTCGGTCTTCCACCAGTACACCGTCCGGAGCGACCACCGGGACGCGCTCGCCGACCACCTCGCGGAGCGCGGCGTGGACACGGGCGTCTACTACCCGACGCCGATTCACCGCCAGCCGGCGTACGCCGACGTGCACGCCGAACTCCCGGTCGCCGAGCGCGCCGCCGACCGCGTGCTCTCGCTCCCGGTCCACCCCGACCTCTCGGCCCGCGACCTCGACCGCGTCGTCGCCGCCGTCGAGTCCTTCGACGCCGCGCGAGACACCGCGACCGCCCGCCGGGGCGTGATGGACTCGTGA
- a CDS encoding DUF354 domain-containing protein: MRALVDVTHPAHVHLFRNAVGELRNRGHAVRVASREKDVTTDLLDAHGIPHAVLSRKRAGPAGVAREWAGRELRLLRYARRFDPDVVLSRLNPASAHVAATLGVPNVVFHDTEVAGALDRVTLPFAAVVATPAEFDRDLPARHLRYQGYHELAYLHPARFAPDPQRLRDHGVSPDDRYAVLRLVARDGHHDDADAGLSAAAARTLVDDLPGDVFVSAEGALPPGLAAREPPVPVDAMHDLLAFADVYVGDSATMATEAGLLGTPSVRYDAFDGVLGNFEALADYGLVASTGDEREAVDRARSLADDPDAGDRWRRRRRRLLADKIDLTAYVVELAEEVGGE, translated from the coding sequence ATGCGCGCGCTCGTCGACGTCACGCACCCGGCCCACGTCCACCTGTTCCGGAACGCCGTCGGCGAACTCCGGAACCGCGGGCACGCCGTCCGCGTCGCGTCCCGCGAGAAGGACGTGACGACCGACCTGCTCGACGCCCACGGGATTCCCCACGCCGTCCTCTCCCGGAAGCGCGCGGGGCCCGCGGGCGTCGCCCGCGAGTGGGCGGGCCGCGAACTCCGACTGCTCCGGTACGCCCGCCGGTTCGACCCGGACGTTGTCCTGAGTCGCCTGAATCCGGCGTCGGCGCACGTCGCCGCCACGCTCGGCGTGCCGAACGTCGTGTTCCACGACACCGAGGTCGCGGGCGCGCTCGACCGCGTGACCCTGCCGTTCGCCGCAGTCGTCGCGACGCCCGCGGAGTTCGACCGCGACCTCCCGGCGCGCCACCTCCGGTACCAGGGCTACCACGAACTCGCGTACCTCCACCCGGCGCGGTTCGCGCCCGACCCACAGCGCCTCCGCGACCACGGCGTCTCGCCCGACGACCGGTACGCAGTCCTGCGCCTCGTCGCGCGCGACGGCCACCACGACGACGCCGACGCCGGGCTCTCCGCCGCCGCCGCGCGCACGCTCGTCGACGACCTGCCGGGCGACGTGTTCGTCTCCGCCGAGGGCGCCCTGCCGCCGGGGCTCGCGGCGCGCGAACCGCCGGTGCCCGTCGACGCGATGCACGACCTGCTCGCGTTCGCGGACGTCTACGTCGGCGACTCCGCGACGATGGCGACGGAAGCCGGCCTGCTCGGCACGCCGTCGGTGCGCTACGACGCCTTCGACGGCGTGCTCGGGAACTTCGAGGCGCTCGCCGACTACGGCCTCGTCGCGTCCACCGGCGACGAACGCGAGGCCGTCGACCGCGCGCGCTCGCTGGCCGACGACCCGGACGCCGGCGACCGGTGGCGGCGCCGGCGCCGACGCCTGCTCGCGGACAAGATAGACCTCACCGCGTACGTCGTCGAACTCGCCGAGGAGGTGGGCGGCGAATGA
- a CDS encoding nucleotide sugar dehydrogenase, whose translation MTRRLYGSTAATDTQREWFRTGDVPVAVYGLGKMGLPLAAVYAENCGNVTGVDVDESVVEAVNAGDCPVDREPGLPGLVRELVGRGALRATTDSTRAAEDAAVHVVIVPTVLTDEKEPDLSAVTSVAADVASGLSSGDLVVVESTVPPRTCADVVEPMLADRSGLESGEFGVAFCPERTSSGRALADVRGTHPKVVGGVDDEATRVAELVYGELVANDVIPVSDAATAEAVKVFEGLYRDANIALANDLARLTDELAIDVREAIDAANTQPFCDIHEPGAGVGGHCIPYYPYFVLNWLHADAPLVRTAREVNDAMPGFVADRVAEGLAAQHADDAAMATNGGDALADASVAVLGLAYRAGVAETRASPGIDVCERLAERNATVYAADPLVDAEGVPAEDVAIADLPETDLDAAVLATAHEEFEDIDWPAFDPLVVVDGRDALDLSATDHRQYTVGRGWQ comes from the coding sequence GTGACCCGGCGCCTCTACGGGTCGACGGCCGCGACGGACACCCAACGCGAGTGGTTCCGCACCGGCGACGTGCCGGTCGCGGTGTACGGTCTCGGGAAGATGGGGCTGCCGTTGGCCGCCGTCTACGCCGAGAACTGCGGGAACGTCACCGGCGTCGACGTGGACGAGTCCGTGGTCGAGGCCGTGAACGCGGGCGACTGCCCGGTCGACCGCGAACCCGGCCTCCCGGGACTCGTGCGCGAACTCGTCGGACGGGGCGCGCTCCGCGCGACCACCGACTCGACGCGCGCCGCCGAAGACGCCGCCGTCCACGTCGTCATCGTGCCGACCGTCCTCACCGACGAGAAGGAACCCGACCTGTCCGCGGTCACGTCTGTCGCGGCGGACGTGGCCTCGGGGCTCTCGTCGGGCGACCTCGTGGTCGTCGAATCGACGGTTCCGCCCCGTACGTGCGCGGACGTGGTCGAACCGATGCTCGCCGACCGGAGCGGCCTCGAATCGGGCGAGTTCGGCGTGGCGTTCTGCCCCGAGCGCACGTCCAGCGGGCGCGCGCTCGCCGACGTGCGGGGCACCCACCCGAAGGTCGTCGGCGGCGTCGACGACGAGGCCACGCGCGTGGCCGAACTCGTCTACGGCGAACTCGTGGCCAACGACGTGATTCCCGTCTCGGACGCCGCCACCGCGGAGGCCGTCAAGGTGTTCGAGGGGCTCTACCGGGACGCGAACATCGCGCTCGCGAACGACCTCGCGCGCCTCACGGACGAACTCGCTATCGACGTGCGGGAGGCCATCGACGCCGCGAACACCCAGCCCTTCTGTGACATCCACGAGCCGGGCGCGGGCGTCGGCGGCCACTGCATCCCGTACTACCCGTACTTCGTCTTGAACTGGCTGCACGCCGACGCGCCGCTCGTGCGCACCGCCCGCGAGGTCAACGACGCGATGCCGGGGTTCGTCGCCGACCGGGTCGCCGAAGGCCTCGCCGCGCAGCACGCCGACGACGCCGCGATGGCGACGAACGGCGGCGACGCGCTCGCGGACGCCTCGGTCGCCGTCCTCGGGCTCGCGTACCGGGCGGGCGTCGCGGAGACGCGCGCCAGCCCCGGTATCGACGTCTGCGAGCGCCTCGCGGAGCGCAACGCGACCGTCTACGCGGCCGACCCGCTCGTGGACGCCGAGGGCGTGCCGGCGGAGGACGTGGCGATAGCCGACCTGCCCGAGACCGACCTCGACGCCGCGGTGCTCGCCACCGCCCACGAGGAGTTCGAGGATATCGACTGGCCGGCGTTCGACCCGCTGGTCGTCGTGGACGGCCGAGACGCCCTCGACCTCTCGGCCACCGACCACCGCCAGTACACCGTCGGGAGGGGGTGGCAGTGA
- a CDS encoding acyltransferase, giving the protein MTDAALGPDADVHADAVLGEGDGERPRIGADATIRRDTIVYADVDIGDGFVTGHGALVREDTTIGDDALVGTHAVVDGACTLGDDVSLQTGVYLPRNTTVGDRVFFGPHAVLTNDPYPLRADADLEGPTIEDDVSVGANATILPGVTVGEGAFVAANAVVTEDVPPETLAVGAPAVHEPLPEALAGGNGP; this is encoded by the coding sequence ATGACGGACGCCGCGCTCGGTCCGGACGCCGACGTCCACGCCGACGCCGTCCTCGGCGAGGGCGACGGCGAACGCCCGCGAATCGGCGCCGACGCGACGATTCGCCGCGACACCATCGTCTACGCCGACGTGGACATCGGCGACGGCTTCGTCACCGGTCACGGCGCGCTCGTCCGCGAGGACACCACCATCGGCGACGACGCGCTCGTCGGCACGCACGCCGTCGTCGACGGCGCGTGTACGCTCGGGGACGACGTCAGCCTCCAGACCGGCGTCTACCTCCCCCGGAACACGACGGTGGGCGACCGCGTGTTCTTCGGGCCCCACGCCGTCCTGACGAACGACCCGTACCCCCTCCGGGCGGACGCCGACCTCGAGGGACCGACAATCGAGGACGACGTGTCCGTCGGCGCGAACGCCACGATTCTGCCGGGCGTCACCGTCGGCGAGGGCGCGTTCGTCGCGGCGAACGCCGTCGTCACCGAGGACGTGCCCCCGGAGACGCTCGCGGTTGGCGCGCCGGCCGTCCACGAACCGCTCCCCGAGGCGCTCGCCGGAGGGAACGGCCCGTGA
- a CDS encoding polysaccharide deacetylase family protein → MSGNEPGVADVLGDGDGERPIPDGHEFALLLTHDVDRPYKTYQSLFYALTQPEKRRYHLSSLLPGVNPYWQFENAMAVERDLGVRSAFYFLDEQPLRERPVRDWLSMDGWRLYGGRYSLSDPRIRDLIAALDDGGWEVGLHGSYESYRDRDRLRDEQATVEAALGSEVTGGRQHYLNLAPETWRHQRALGLRYDASLGSSDDYGFDHGYGVRRPFDDDFAVFPLTAMEQALPDPGRDYDAAWAACEDLLEEARDNDAVATVLWHPRHFSHRDFPGYLRLYRALVERALDLGAWVGPPGEFYETAELGE, encoded by the coding sequence ATGAGCGGCAACGAACCCGGCGTCGCCGACGTGCTCGGGGACGGCGACGGCGAACGCCCGATTCCGGACGGCCACGAGTTCGCGCTGTTGCTCACCCACGACGTCGACCGGCCGTACAAGACCTACCAGTCGCTGTTCTACGCGCTCACCCAACCCGAGAAGCGCCGGTACCACCTCTCGTCGCTGCTGCCCGGCGTGAATCCGTACTGGCAGTTCGAGAACGCGATGGCGGTCGAACGCGACCTCGGCGTGCGGTCGGCCTTTTACTTCCTCGACGAGCAGCCGCTCCGCGAGCGCCCGGTCCGGGACTGGCTGTCGATGGACGGCTGGCGGCTGTACGGCGGCCGGTACTCCCTCTCAGACCCTCGGATTCGGGACCTGATTGCGGCGCTCGACGACGGCGGCTGGGAGGTCGGCCTCCACGGCTCCTACGAGTCCTACCGGGACCGCGACCGCCTGCGCGACGAACAGGCGACCGTCGAGGCTGCGCTCGGGAGCGAAGTCACGGGCGGCCGCCAGCACTACCTCAACCTCGCGCCCGAGACGTGGCGCCACCAGCGCGCGCTCGGGCTACGGTACGACGCCAGCCTCGGCTCCAGCGACGACTACGGATTCGACCACGGCTACGGCGTCCGCCGGCCGTTCGACGACGATTTCGCGGTGTTCCCGCTGACCGCGATGGAACAAGCCCTCCCCGACCCCGGCCGCGACTACGACGCGGCGTGGGCGGCCTGCGAAGACCTGCTCGAAGAAGCGCGGGACAACGACGCCGTGGCGACGGTGCTCTGGCACCCCCGGCACTTCAGCCACCGCGACTTCCCCGGCTACCTCCGGCTCTACCGGGCGCTCGTCGAGCGCGCGCTCGACCTCGGCGCGTGGGTCGGCCCGCCGGGGGAGTTCTACGAGACGGCCGAACTCGGCGAGTGA
- a CDS encoding Gfo/Idh/MocA family protein, with product MTDAPLSVGVIGVGSMGRNHVRVYRELAETDLVGVADADREAAERVAGEYGTEAFATGDLLSRVDAVSVAVPTSAHAPLVADAIDAGVHVLVEKPFVADPEEGRALADAARDAGVTLQVGHVERFNPAVRTLASILPGLDVIAVTAERLGPPVDRDLDASVVSDLMIHDIDVACAMLDADPISVSASGTADGEYATAHCSFEGGVVASLTASRVTQQKVRRFAVTARECRVTVDYLDQSVEIHRSSTPEYVATNGDLRHRTESVVERPLVENGEPLKHELASFADAARNGTDPVVTAEDGVRAVELASCIEGLVATRDTAEVWT from the coding sequence GTGACCGACGCTCCGCTCAGCGTGGGCGTAATCGGCGTCGGGAGCATGGGCCGGAACCACGTCCGCGTCTACCGCGAACTCGCGGAGACCGACCTCGTCGGCGTCGCGGACGCCGACCGCGAGGCGGCCGAACGCGTGGCCGGCGAGTACGGCACCGAGGCGTTCGCCACCGGCGACCTGCTCTCGCGGGTCGACGCCGTCTCCGTCGCCGTGCCCACGTCTGCCCACGCGCCGCTGGTCGCGGACGCCATCGACGCGGGCGTCCACGTCCTCGTCGAGAAGCCGTTCGTCGCGGACCCCGAGGAGGGCAGGGCGCTCGCCGACGCCGCGCGCGACGCCGGCGTCACACTCCAGGTCGGGCACGTCGAGCGATTCAATCCGGCAGTCCGGACGCTCGCGTCCATCCTGCCGGGCCTCGACGTCATCGCCGTGACTGCCGAGCGCCTCGGGCCGCCCGTGGACCGCGACCTCGACGCGAGCGTCGTCTCCGATTTGATGATTCACGACATCGACGTGGCGTGCGCGATGCTCGACGCCGACCCGATTTCGGTCTCGGCCTCCGGCACCGCGGACGGCGAGTACGCGACCGCGCACTGCTCGTTCGAGGGCGGCGTCGTCGCCTCACTCACCGCGAGCAGGGTCACCCAACAGAAGGTCCGGCGCTTCGCCGTGACCGCCCGCGAGTGCCGCGTCACGGTGGACTACCTCGACCAGTCCGTCGAGATTCACCGGAGTTCGACGCCCGAGTACGTCGCCACGAACGGCGACCTCAGGCACCGCACCGAGAGCGTCGTGGAGCGCCCGCTCGTGGAGAACGGCGAACCCCTGAAACACGAACTCGCGTCGTTCGCGGACGCCGCGCGGAACGGCACCGACCCCGTCGTCACCGCCGAGGACGGCGTGCGCGCGGTCGAACTCGCGTCCTGCATCGAGGGACTGGTCGCCACCCGCGACACCGCGGAGGTGTGGACGTGA
- a CDS encoding alkaline phosphatase family protein, producing MTTITIGLDGANWDLLGPWLSEGRLPNLQRLIDDGVGGVSESCLPPLTVPNWKCYATGKNPGKLDVFRFDRIDTANREHVFHDATDFRSAELWDYLNDDGLTAGVVNKPSTYPPKEIDGFVVAGGPDASESAYRSLDSGFATPERVESFLREELDYRVHPSPMISPSEKGEAEVEAVLNLVDLRFEAAERLLERENPDFLHLTVFYSMALQHYFWDDEPVRRAWERIDDHLGRLLDDDHDVLVMSDHGTWHVDTVFYVNVWLAQHGYLAVDGGVDELLQRLGVTRERALSVAKRLGMVDTLSRVVPERLQRMIPWEEGVKRDRVLSVVDWEETTAVASNQGPIYLNVPRDDAAYEGIRDELIEELESLTHPQTGQQLLKAVHRGEEYYDGPYAGNAPDLLVDQGENVHVSDAIGPDDPVADSGVWVGGNMPEGIFLFSGPSFQSEGLTRRASITDLAPTLLHAMGARVPDDLDGEVLDVFAEGSEPAAREVATRNPLSEDRLGEESDDANVEERLADLGYLE from the coding sequence ATGACTACGATAACAATCGGACTGGACGGGGCGAACTGGGACCTGCTCGGGCCGTGGCTCTCGGAGGGCCGCCTCCCGAACCTGCAACGACTAATCGACGACGGCGTCGGCGGCGTCTCCGAGAGTTGCCTGCCGCCGCTGACGGTGCCGAACTGGAAGTGCTACGCGACCGGGAAGAACCCCGGGAAACTGGACGTGTTCCGGTTCGACCGCATCGACACGGCGAACCGCGAGCACGTCTTCCACGACGCGACGGACTTCCGGAGCGCGGAACTCTGGGACTACCTGAACGACGACGGGCTGACCGCGGGCGTCGTGAACAAGCCCTCGACGTACCCGCCCAAGGAGATAGACGGCTTCGTCGTCGCGGGCGGCCCGGACGCCTCTGAGTCGGCGTACCGCTCGCTGGATTCGGGGTTCGCGACGCCCGAGCGCGTGGAGTCGTTCCTGCGCGAGGAACTGGACTACCGCGTCCACCCGAGCCCGATGATTTCGCCCTCGGAGAAGGGCGAGGCGGAAGTCGAGGCCGTCCTCAACCTCGTGGACCTGCGCTTCGAGGCCGCCGAGCGCTTACTGGAGCGCGAGAACCCCGACTTCCTCCACCTCACGGTGTTCTACAGCATGGCGCTCCAGCACTACTTCTGGGACGACGAGCCGGTCCGGCGGGCGTGGGAGCGCATCGACGACCACCTCGGCCGCCTGCTCGACGACGACCACGACGTGCTCGTGATGTCCGACCACGGCACGTGGCACGTGGACACCGTCTTCTACGTGAACGTCTGGCTCGCGCAGCACGGCTACCTCGCCGTCGACGGCGGCGTGGACGAACTGCTCCAGCGCCTCGGCGTCACCCGCGAACGCGCGCTCTCCGTCGCGAAGCGCCTCGGGATGGTCGACACCCTGAGCCGCGTCGTCCCCGAGCGCCTCCAGCGGATGATTCCGTGGGAGGAGGGCGTCAAGCGCGACCGCGTGCTGTCGGTCGTGGACTGGGAGGAGACCACCGCGGTCGCGAGCAATCAGGGCCCGATTTACCTGAACGTCCCGCGCGACGACGCCGCCTACGAGGGCATCCGGGACGAACTCATCGAGGAACTCGAATCGCTCACGCACCCCCAGACCGGCCAGCAACTCCTGAAGGCCGTCCACCGCGGCGAGGAGTACTACGACGGCCCGTACGCCGGGAACGCCCCCGACCTGCTCGTCGACCAAGGCGAGAACGTCCACGTCAGCGACGCCATCGGTCCCGACGACCCCGTGGCCGACTCGGGCGTCTGGGTCGGCGGCAACATGCCCGAGGGAATCTTCCTGTTCTCCGGGCCGAGCTTCCAGTCCGAGGGCCTGACGCGGCGCGCCTCCATCACGGACCTCGCGCCGACGCTCCTGCACGCGATGGGCGCCCGCGTCCCCGACGACCTCGACGGCGAGGTGTTAGACGTGTTCGCCGAGGGCTCGGAGCCGGCGGCCCGCGAGGTGGCGACCCGGAACCCGCTCTCGGAGGACCGACTCGGAGAGGAGAGCGACGACGCGAACGTCGAGGAGCGACTCGCCGACCTCGGGTACCTGGAGTGA